A single window of Ferrimicrobium acidiphilum DSM 19497 DNA harbors:
- a CDS encoding reverse transcriptase domain-containing protein, with protein MSPLLANIALSVLDEHFAEVWERDMGTRSQRATRRKHKEATYRLIRYADDFVVMVHGTKEHTEALRAEVAVVLSQVGLRLSPEKTMTVHIDEGFDFLGFRIQRQTKRGSNKAYVYTWPSKKSLSSIKAKVKES; from the coding sequence CTGTCACCACTACTTGCCAATATCGCACTCTCGGTACTCGACGAACACTTCGCCGAAGTCTGGGAGCGCGATATGGGAACTCGTTCTCAAAGAGCTACGCGCCGGAAGCACAAGGAGGCCACATACCGACTCATTCGGTATGCGGATGACTTTGTTGTAATGGTGCATGGAACTAAGGAACATACCGAGGCCTTGCGAGCCGAGGTTGCGGTGGTACTCTCCCAGGTAGGTCTACGCCTATCACCGGAGAAGACGATGACCGTCCACATTGACGAGGGGTTTGACTTTCTCGGCTTTCGCATCCAGCGACAGACCAAGAGAGGATCAAACAAGGCATACGTCTATACCTGGCCGTCGAAGAAGTCGCTCTCCTCGATCAAAGCCAAGGTTAAGGAGTCATAA
- a CDS encoding ISAzo13 family transposase has protein sequence MDADALITARYKALEGFCDERQRRLFAAAEAKVLGHGGVKRVAEATGVARGSILAGIKELNSAPPVDVDRTRRVRRAGAGRKKLVDIDPLLVGDLERLVEPVTRGDPQSPLRWTCKSLMQLARELGEQGHKISHVSVGVLLKDLGYSLQGNRKTLEGGGHPDRNAQFEYINHKTDAALSSGQPVISVDTKKKELVGHYKNNGKEWRPQGEPELVEVYDFVNQELGRANPYGVYDLASNSGWVSVGTDHDTSSFAVETIRRWWFAMGQATYPGAKELMIMADGGGSNGSRVRLWKLELQRLSDELDLTIRVSHFPPGTSKWNKIEHRMFSFITLNWRGQPLVSHEVIVNLIAATTTSKGLKIRAQIDSGQYQTGRKVTDAEFATIQIARDDFHGEWNYVILPRT, from the coding sequence ATGGATGCAGATGCGTTGATCACCGCTCGCTACAAGGCTCTTGAAGGGTTCTGCGACGAACGTCAAAGGCGACTGTTCGCAGCAGCGGAGGCCAAAGTACTCGGTCATGGCGGAGTAAAGCGTGTTGCTGAAGCTACTGGGGTGGCCCGAGGGTCTATATTGGCCGGCATTAAGGAACTGAACTCAGCTCCACCTGTAGACGTCGATAGAACCAGGCGCGTCAGACGAGCAGGTGCGGGACGTAAGAAGCTGGTGGACATCGACCCCTTGCTGGTAGGAGATCTGGAGCGGTTGGTGGAGCCTGTCACGAGGGGTGATCCGCAGTCACCACTGCGCTGGACTTGTAAGAGCTTGATGCAACTGGCACGCGAGTTAGGAGAGCAGGGTCATAAGATCTCTCATGTCTCGGTCGGAGTTTTGCTTAAGGATCTTGGATACAGCCTCCAGGGCAACCGCAAGACCCTCGAGGGTGGAGGTCATCCAGACCGCAATGCCCAGTTCGAATACATTAACCACAAAACAGACGCCGCACTGTCGAGTGGACAACCGGTGATCTCGGTGGATACAAAGAAGAAGGAGTTGGTAGGCCACTATAAGAACAACGGCAAGGAGTGGCGGCCACAAGGAGAGCCAGAGCTTGTCGAGGTGTACGACTTTGTGAACCAGGAACTGGGAAGAGCCAATCCATATGGTGTCTATGATCTTGCATCCAACTCCGGCTGGGTCAGCGTAGGTACCGATCACGATACGTCAAGCTTTGCGGTCGAGACGATCCGCCGCTGGTGGTTTGCCATGGGCCAGGCGACCTATCCTGGCGCAAAGGAGCTCATGATCATGGCCGACGGGGGTGGAAGTAACGGCTCCCGAGTACGTCTGTGGAAGCTAGAGCTACAACGACTTAGCGATGAGCTGGATCTGACCATCCGCGTGAGCCACTTTCCACCAGGCACTTCCAAGTGGAACAAGATCGAGCACCGTATGTTCTCTTTCATCACCCTGAACTGGCGCGGTCAACCATTGGTGAGCCACGAGGTTATCGTCAACTTGATAGCCGCAACCACAACGAGCAAAGGACTCAAGATTCGCGCTCAAATCGATTCTGGTCAATACCAAACGGGCAGGAAGGTCACCGATGCGGAGTTTGCTACCATCCAAATTGCTCGCGACGACTTCCACGGTGAATGGAACTATGTCATCTTACCGAGGACATGA
- a CDS encoding group II intron maturase-specific domain-containing protein: MPPKAITKQGTNNPLSSLLRQINGVLRGWTNYFRHGVSKDSFAYLHQYTWLRVVHWLRRKYRRANWGWLRRHYLANAWMPEQDGEVLFDCRSVQVTRYRYRGAAIPSPWAGIEEKAS, translated from the coding sequence ATGCCTCCTAAGGCGATTACCAAACAGGGAACGAATAACCCGCTCTCTAGTCTCTTGCGCCAGATTAATGGTGTTCTGAGGGGCTGGACAAACTACTTCCGACATGGCGTATCCAAAGATAGCTTCGCCTACCTACACCAGTACACCTGGCTAAGGGTAGTGCACTGGCTACGGCGGAAATATCGCCGTGCGAACTGGGGGTGGTTGCGACGGCATTACCTGGCCAACGCCTGGATGCCCGAGCAAGACGGTGAAGTACTCTTTGACTGCAGGTCAGTCCAAGTGACCCGTTACCGCTATCGTGGTGCGGCAATCCCTTCACCGTGGGCGGGGATAGAGGAGAAGGCATCTTAG
- a CDS encoding transposase — protein MRWKSQVRFGGRTRETHQRKRWQGALVRPYLGTEALEEVRKDLWREMRKLPSPTFARKFAGARWALLKNPGTLTKRQGLALLAIKQRGGALWQAYEMKESLRAIFAGDLEIDEVNEMLDHWCQRASRSRLPSFIRLSKTIRTHRDGILASAILGVSNGRVEGLNTKVRSIIARSYGFHSAKATLALVMLACGPIDLKLPYERASLST, from the coding sequence ATGCGGTGGAAGTCGCAAGTCCGGTTCGGAGGGCGGACCAGAGAAACCCACCAGCGGAAACGTTGGCAGGGCGCTCTGGTTCGACCCTACTTGGGAACCGAGGCCCTAGAGGAGGTACGAAAGGATCTTTGGCGGGAGATGAGAAAGCTTCCCTCTCCTACCTTTGCCCGTAAGTTCGCCGGGGCAAGGTGGGCACTGTTGAAGAATCCAGGAACCCTAACCAAGCGTCAAGGACTAGCCCTCTTAGCCATCAAACAACGAGGAGGAGCCCTATGGCAAGCTTATGAGATGAAGGAGTCCTTACGGGCGATCTTTGCTGGTGACCTCGAGATCGACGAGGTGAATGAGATGCTCGATCACTGGTGTCAGCGAGCTTCGCGTTCGAGACTACCGAGTTTCATCCGACTCTCAAAGACCATCCGAACTCATCGAGACGGGATACTTGCCTCCGCCATACTTGGGGTATCCAATGGAAGGGTCGAGGGACTCAACACCAAAGTCCGCTCCATCATTGCCCGCTCGTATGGGTTTCACTCCGCCAAGGCTACCCTGGCCCTGGTGATGCTAGCTTGTGGACCGATTGACTTGAAGTTACCCTATGAAAGGGCGAGTTTATCCACATGA
- a CDS encoding glycosyltransferase, whose protein sequence is MINIVFITASEIILAVALPYFIYSIVAGMRAHKRLGARRLNQQELLDPGAPKYDLAVKPALNLFYLVPALNEEAVIEATVRHLLLDPFVRVLVIDDGSEDLTSKRAKQAAIDAQAESRLTILRRRPPNARKGKGAALNAGYECIGRYIYDMGFDPASVIIGVMDADGRLSPAAGRPALQCFAEDPKVGSVQYVVRIRNREKLIGRFQDIEFWMISAMSQFSRVRSGTVSLGGNGQFTRLSALASLPGEPWTSSLTEDLDIGLRLVCQGWKATTSVDAYVDQQAVERYRPLVRQRIRWYQGHMTCMNRMKEVWSSPNVSQSAVIEVTTYLLVPWVIVLPWSIIQQWVFYELAFGAGKSILNLHVGSPVWEMGYLLFWYVFSFLPNILIGLIYYRRTRSISLPKAILMGHLMLLWNYIGYISAWAALVRMIKGVRSWSKTGRTVELEGSTIP, encoded by the coding sequence ATGATTAACATCGTCTTCATAACGGCATCGGAGATTATCCTGGCTGTGGCTTTGCCTTATTTTATATACTCGATTGTTGCCGGGATGCGGGCGCACAAACGTCTCGGCGCAAGGAGGCTGAACCAGCAAGAGCTTTTGGATCCGGGTGCCCCGAAATACGATTTGGCTGTCAAGCCAGCGTTAAATCTGTTCTACCTCGTGCCGGCTTTGAACGAGGAGGCCGTTATCGAGGCGACGGTGCGGCATCTGCTTCTAGATCCTTTTGTAAGGGTTCTCGTCATTGATGATGGCTCGGAGGATTTAACTAGCAAACGTGCGAAGCAAGCCGCTATTGACGCCCAGGCTGAAAGTCGCCTTACCATCTTGAGACGTCGACCACCAAACGCTCGGAAAGGCAAAGGGGCTGCGCTGAACGCTGGTTACGAATGCATTGGGCGGTATATCTACGATATGGGATTTGATCCCGCTAGCGTCATTATAGGCGTGATGGATGCAGACGGAAGACTGAGTCCGGCCGCCGGGAGACCGGCACTTCAGTGTTTTGCCGAAGATCCCAAAGTTGGATCAGTGCAATATGTCGTTCGGATCCGCAATCGAGAGAAGCTTATAGGGAGATTCCAGGATATTGAGTTTTGGATGATTTCTGCAATGTCGCAGTTCAGTCGCGTCCGGTCGGGGACGGTTAGTTTGGGCGGCAATGGCCAATTTACGCGGCTATCGGCCTTGGCGAGTCTCCCAGGCGAACCTTGGACGAGTTCCTTGACGGAGGATTTAGACATAGGTCTGCGACTTGTCTGTCAGGGTTGGAAAGCCACTACCTCTGTTGATGCATACGTGGATCAGCAGGCCGTAGAGCGCTATCGACCACTGGTTAGGCAGCGTATTCGCTGGTATCAAGGCCATATGACTTGCATGAACCGAATGAAAGAGGTTTGGTCGTCACCCAATGTTTCCCAAAGTGCAGTTATTGAGGTAACCACGTATCTGTTGGTGCCCTGGGTTATAGTGCTGCCGTGGTCAATCATTCAGCAGTGGGTGTTTTATGAGCTTGCCTTTGGTGCTGGCAAAAGCATATTGAATCTGCACGTGGGTTCGCCTGTTTGGGAGATGGGATACTTGTTGTTCTGGTACGTGTTTTCTTTCCTTCCAAATATTCTTATCGGTCTTATTTATTATCGGCGAACGAGGTCGATTTCTTTGCCCAAGGCGATTCTGATGGGTCATCTAATGCTGTTGTGGAATTATATCGGCTATATCTCCGCTTGGGCAGCTCTCGTGAGGATGATCAAGGGTGTCAGATCGTGGTCCAAGACTGGACGTACCGTTGAGTTGGAGGGATCCACCATTCCCTGA
- a CDS encoding exosortase/archaeosortase family protein, producing the protein MNSGARGGLLPDVLSRAVTSKLSRYVISLVLVAAVLVLAVHEGTWRQMEANLGGHFIGILTGHSAYSRSGGLIYLVSGQGIVVGIFAVTAECSVGYLVIGVLLITAFLAMVRPIPVRRVLSAAVLASAILLLFNILRLGMIGLFVAQYGVKVGFPIAHTYLGTFLTIFSTVVAGIMYALVVLHGTGKRGETQQVELVEAG; encoded by the coding sequence GTGAATTCGGGTGCGCGTGGGGGGCTGCTCCCTGACGTGCTTTCGCGAGCTGTTACGAGCAAGTTATCGAGATATGTGATTAGTTTAGTGCTTGTCGCGGCAGTGCTTGTGTTGGCGGTCCATGAGGGCACATGGCGGCAGATGGAGGCAAATCTTGGGGGGCATTTTATAGGGATTTTGACGGGTCATTCAGCTTACAGCCGCTCGGGTGGTTTAATTTATCTGGTTAGTGGCCAAGGAATTGTAGTCGGTATTTTTGCGGTGACAGCTGAGTGCAGCGTCGGTTACCTAGTGATAGGGGTCTTGTTGATCACTGCCTTCCTTGCAATGGTCAGACCGATTCCAGTGCGACGTGTCCTTTCCGCTGCAGTGTTGGCGAGCGCTATTCTGTTACTCTTTAATATTCTTCGTCTTGGGATGATTGGACTCTTTGTCGCTCAGTATGGAGTAAAGGTGGGCTTTCCGATCGCTCATACCTACCTTGGGACATTTCTCACGATCTTCAGTACTGTTGTAGCTGGCATTATGTACGCACTGGTTGTCTTGCACGGCACGGGTAAACGAGGTGAAACCCAGCAGGTTGAGCTGGTGGAGGCTGGATGA